One part of the Sarcophilus harrisii chromosome 5, mSarHar1.11, whole genome shotgun sequence genome encodes these proteins:
- the ING3 gene encoding inhibitor of growth protein 3 isoform X6 encodes MLYLEDYLEMIEQLPMDLRDRFTEMREMDLQVQNAMDQLEQRVSEFFMNAKKNKPEWREEQMTSIKKDYYKALEDADEKVQLANQIYDLFSHRSQKSITKEV; translated from the exons ATGTTGTACCTAGAGGACTATCTGGAGA TGATTGAGCAGCTGCCTATGGACCTCCGAGATCGCTTTACGGAGATGCGCGAGATGGACCTGCAGGTGCAGA atGCAATGGATCAACTAGAGCAGAGAGTCAGTGAATTCTTtatgaatgcaaagaaaaataaacctgAATGGAGAGAAGAACAAATGACATCCATCAAAAAA GATTATTATAAAGCTTTGGAAGATGCAGATGAGAAGGTACAGTTGGCAAACCAGATATATGACTTG TTCTCCCATAGATCACAAAAGAGCATCACTAAAGAAGTCTAA
- the ING3 gene encoding inhibitor of growth protein 3 isoform X7, producing the protein MLYLEDYLEMIEQLPMDLRDRFTEMREMDLQVQNAMDQLEQRVSEFFMNAKKNKPEWREEQMTSIKKDYYKALEDADEKVQLANQIYDLNYSSLD; encoded by the exons ATGTTGTACCTAGAGGACTATCTGGAGA TGATTGAGCAGCTGCCTATGGACCTCCGAGATCGCTTTACGGAGATGCGCGAGATGGACCTGCAGGTGCAGA atGCAATGGATCAACTAGAGCAGAGAGTCAGTGAATTCTTtatgaatgcaaagaaaaataaacctgAATGGAGAGAAGAACAAATGACATCCATCAAAAAA GATTATTATAAAGCTTTGGAAGATGCAGATGAGAAGGTACAGTTGGCAAACCAGATATATGACTTG AATTACAGTTCCTTGGATTGA